The Candidatus Acidiferrales bacterium genome has a segment encoding these proteins:
- a CDS encoding pitrilysin family protein — protein MGKVSNIQFSVVNRKFLFLLITAVVWEIALCFAKPTDASAAKAADSENVLRATLKNGLRVVIVRNPLAPVATTEINYLVGSDEAPEGFPGTAHALEHMMFRGSPGLSASQLADISAVMGGDNNADTQQMVTQYFFTVPSEDLDVALHIEAIRMKGILGTDSLWDKERGAIEQEVAQDLSNPQYLLFTKLLDAMFHGTPYAHDALGTRASFDSTTGGTLEEFHSKWYVPNNAVLVIAGDVDPQKSLDEVKELFGNIPSGNLPPKPVFNFTEVKSDTLRMPTDLPYGFAVIAYRFPGTESPDYAAAQVLSDVLSNQRGKLYSLVPEGKALFADFEYYPLPKSGIGFAIAGFPKGYDSNALLKDISDVVAQELKNGVSPDFVEASKRHEISDAEFSKNSISGLASDWSDAVAVEGRQSPDDDLDAMRKVSVEDVNRIARTYIDSTHALIAVLTPQSSGNPISSSGFGGAESFAPKETKEVELPSWAENAVGKLAIPHSTIEPVVDTLPNGMKLIIQPESISNTVTILGGIKSNPQLQQPDGKDGEAEILNRLFEYGSTTLDRVAFQKALDDIGADESAGSSFSLRVLGNNFRRGVQLLADNELHPGLPEKAFKVIQRETARTVAGQLESPDYLTSKAIRTAILPKGDPALRETTPLTVDSASIHDVKDYCARVFRPDMTTMVVIGNVNADTAREIIWNYFKEWTASGPKPGTDLSSVPLSRPSTTEVPDVSRVQDRVYLSETLGITRSNPDYYALQLGNHVLGGGFYATRFYHDLRENEGLVYYVGSSFNISKTRGSYQVSYACDPDKVSQARSIIVRDLKQMQDTLVTSKELSQAKALLLREIPLSESSENSVARGLLSRAMDGLPLDEPILAAQRYLKLSEEDVKSAFAKWIRPDDLAQVTEGPAPK, from the coding sequence ATGGGAAAGGTCAGTAATATCCAGTTTTCAGTCGTAAATCGAAAATTCTTATTTCTGTTGATCACTGCTGTTGTTTGGGAAATTGCATTGTGTTTTGCGAAACCAACAGATGCGAGTGCTGCCAAGGCGGCGGATTCGGAGAATGTTCTCCGTGCCACGTTGAAGAACGGACTTCGTGTCGTTATCGTCAGGAATCCGCTGGCGCCTGTAGCGACCACGGAAATTAACTATCTGGTTGGTTCGGACGAAGCTCCCGAAGGATTTCCCGGAACCGCACATGCGCTCGAGCACATGATGTTCCGCGGAAGCCCGGGGCTTTCGGCTTCTCAGCTTGCCGACATTTCTGCTGTGATGGGCGGCGATAATAATGCGGATACCCAGCAGATGGTCACACAATATTTTTTCACGGTGCCGTCTGAGGATTTGGATGTCGCTCTTCATATTGAGGCAATCCGGATGAAAGGGATCTTGGGCACCGACAGTCTCTGGGATAAAGAACGCGGTGCAATAGAGCAGGAAGTCGCGCAGGATTTATCTAATCCGCAATATCTGCTTTTTACAAAGCTCCTCGATGCGATGTTTCATGGTACGCCGTACGCGCATGATGCACTCGGCACGCGAGCGTCGTTCGACAGTACGACCGGCGGAACGCTGGAAGAATTCCATTCGAAGTGGTATGTTCCTAATAATGCCGTGCTGGTCATAGCCGGCGATGTCGATCCGCAAAAATCATTGGACGAAGTTAAGGAGCTCTTCGGGAATATTCCTTCCGGCAATTTGCCTCCAAAGCCCGTTTTCAATTTCACCGAAGTCAAGTCAGACACCTTGAGGATGCCTACTGACCTGCCGTACGGTTTTGCAGTAATTGCGTATCGATTCCCGGGCACTGAGAGTCCTGATTACGCTGCGGCTCAAGTTCTTTCCGATGTTCTGAGCAACCAGCGTGGAAAATTATATTCGCTCGTCCCGGAAGGGAAAGCCTTGTTTGCAGACTTTGAGTACTATCCGCTTCCGAAGTCGGGGATTGGTTTCGCTATCGCGGGATTCCCGAAGGGATATGACTCAAACGCTCTCTTGAAAGATATCAGCGATGTGGTGGCACAGGAGTTAAAAAACGGAGTTTCTCCTGATTTCGTCGAGGCATCCAAGCGGCACGAGATTTCCGATGCCGAGTTCAGCAAGAATTCTATCTCCGGACTCGCCTCCGATTGGTCGGATGCTGTGGCTGTCGAAGGACGACAATCGCCCGACGATGATCTGGATGCGATGAGGAAAGTCTCGGTCGAAGACGTCAACCGCATTGCCAGGACTTATATTGATTCGACTCACGCCTTGATCGCAGTGTTGACGCCGCAATCATCCGGGAACCCGATATCTTCGAGTGGTTTTGGCGGTGCCGAATCTTTTGCGCCGAAGGAGACGAAAGAAGTCGAGCTTCCTTCATGGGCCGAGAATGCGGTCGGAAAACTTGCGATACCGCACTCGACAATCGAGCCGGTCGTCGATACGCTCCCGAACGGGATGAAGCTGATAATCCAACCTGAATCGATAAGCAACACTGTGACTATTCTTGGCGGCATAAAAAGCAACCCGCAGCTTCAACAACCAGACGGCAAAGATGGTGAAGCGGAGATTCTCAACCGGTTGTTCGAATACGGCTCGACGACTCTCGATCGAGTGGCATTTCAGAAGGCGCTTGACGATATCGGCGCAGATGAATCTGCCGGCTCGAGCTTCTCTCTCCGGGTTCTCGGCAATAATTTTCGGAGAGGTGTCCAGCTCCTTGCCGATAATGAGCTTCATCCGGGGCTACCTGAAAAAGCATTCAAGGTAATACAGCGAGAAACTGCCAGGACGGTCGCCGGACAGCTGGAGAGCCCGGACTATTTGACGTCAAAAGCAATTCGCACTGCCATTCTTCCGAAAGGGGATCCTGCACTTAGAGAGACGACGCCTTTGACTGTTGATTCGGCCAGTATCCATGATGTGAAGGATTACTGTGCGCGGGTCTTCCGTCCGGACATGACGACCATGGTTGTTATCGGCAATGTAAACGCCGACACCGCAAGGGAAATCATCTGGAATTATTTTAAGGAGTGGACAGCATCCGGGCCGAAGCCTGGAACAGATCTGTCGTCTGTACCATTAAGCAGGCCTTCCACGACGGAGGTGCCTGACGTGAGCCGTGTTCAGGACAGAGTCTATCTATCCGAAACGCTTGGAATAACCAGATCGAATCCGGATTATTACGCTTTGCAGCTGGGCAACCATGTCCTTGGCGGAGGATTTTATGCAACGAGATTTTACCACGATCTGCGCGAGAATGAAGGATTGGTTTATTATGTCGGCTCGAGTTTCAACATTTCAAAGACTCGAGGGAGCTACCAGGTGAGCTACGCTTGCGATCCGGACAAGGTCTCGCAAGCACGGTCGATAATTGTGCGTGATCTGAAACAGATGCAGGATACTCTGGTTACCTCGAAAGAATTGAGCCAGGCAAAGGCACTGCTGCTGCGCGAGATCCCGCTCTCCGAATCGAGCGAGAATAGTGTCGCACGCG